The Paramormyrops kingsleyae isolate MSU_618 chromosome 12, PKINGS_0.4, whole genome shotgun sequence region CAAGTAAACACAATAACAGCAACTTACCCGAATCCTCCAAAGCAGTCACCGCAATGGTCCAGTTTCCTGTTTAGCAGGTCTATTTCCAGGACCATTTTTATTTAGCTCTTTTCAACTTcctgtatttttcatttttaaaaagtcagaGCAGCTTGCTCTGTTATTCTGATAAGCCCTGCCTTCTCCAGTTCACTCCGCATTGCTTCGGAAACTTTTGCGTTCTGCTCTGACTACTCTGACCCCACCTCCTGACGTCATGCGCTCCTAACTCTGGCCCTCAGTCTTTTGGGGAGGGAAAAATGAGCTACGGCCCAGATACATTGGCCCTGCACCGCTGCTGTTCTTGGTGGGAATGCAACGCCCGGGTCGGAATTTTGGCTCAGCGCGGGGACGAGCCTTGGTGTGGAAGGGCTAACCGTGAGCTGCACTTGGATCTAGTGCTTTGATCTGCTTGTGTGCTCCTGTTCTGGTCCTCCACAGGTGACTGTGAGCCATGCCCTCGGGTGAGCCAACAGGCCTGTGTTTGTGGCAGAGAGCTCTCCCAGAGGCTCTGTGCCAGTCCGCTCTGGCACTGTCAACAGGTGATGTGCTACATTGTTTTTTGGTGTTTGCTGAACCCCTGACAGGCATCGTTTTCAGTTTTCAGTTTTCATGATCCCCGTGACCATGTGCTGCATGTGATGCTAAATGCTGCCTCATGGCCCCGTCCAGGTGTGTGGGAGGCCTCTACCCTGTGGGAATCACACGTGTGAGCGGGTGTGTCACTCGGGATCCTGTGGCCAGTGTCCTCGCTCGGGAAACAGGCTCTGCCCTTGTGGGAAATCCAGTGAGTGCCAGGCCGGTGCGGGGCGTCCCCGCGACGACCCGCATCGCGTATGTAACGCCGTTCCTCTCACTTGCCGTGCTGCGTGTGGCGTTCTTAGGGCTCCCGTGTCCGGTGCTTTCAGAGTTCTCGCTGCCCTGCACCAAGGACGTGCCCACGTGTGGAGACACCTGCGGCAAGCCTCTGGACTGCGGCCTGCACTGCTGCTCCATGCGCTGCCACCGGGGGCACTGTGAGACATGTCGGCAGGTGAGGGGCCCTTCAGCGACTGTGTGCTTATGGAGCTGGATAGCCTGTGTGTCTCACTGACAACCACTAGATGGTGCCCATTCTCCCATGACAAAGTAAATACAGATTGTGTGAAAACGCAGTAAAATGTGTATTATCTCCAACCAGCATTTCTGCTGTGCATAGTTCCCTCTTTTCTGTCCTTTATTACAGATATTAGTGTGCGACTGTCATGCCAGCAACAGCTATTGGCTGATAGCCGTGTTCCCCTTGGTCCCGAGGTGGAGAACCTGATCCACtgagggccagtgtgggtgcaggtttttgagaTGACCTCTGTCagccactgttattggctgagaGGCCACCCCAAACACCTGCTCCCACATTGGCCCTctatggaacaggttccccacccctgccttaggCATTTGTTTGCTGTCCTTAACCCACAGCCAAACGGGTTATACTAAAGGGTGGGTTTTTCTTGTCCTGGCCAGACCCTTGCCATCACTGCTACTGCTGTAGCGATCAGACCTTCCCAGTTACACTGTGCGCACTAACCTTGGCACAGTGGGTGGTTCTGCACACTTTAATGGCTCTGAGCAATGCAGTGCAGTGCGTCCCTGACCCGCATTGCCCTTGTACCTGCTGCAGGAGGTGGAGAAGCAGTGCCGCTGTGGGAAGTATTCACGAAGCATGCCCTGCCACAAGGTCTTCCTCTGCGAGTCCAAGTGCCCGCGAACCCGCAGCTGCCAGCGGCACCAGTGCCGGCGGAAGGTGACTGGTTTCTTTGTAGTAAATAAGTAGTGTGTCTGCAGTCTGCCATCTGGATGTACGCTCGGCAATGGTGAAAGAACGTGAAGTTACTCTGCCTGCCACTAGAGGGAGAGGGCATCACATCAGTTTGAAAAAGCTGTCTAAATTATCTGCTTTGAGTTAGTTTGGTCACCTGTTTTAGCAGGTATCACTGTGGAAATAGTGCAAACTGTCGATAACTGATCTGTTTCACATGCTATGCCACAACTTGCAGAGAGAGCAGTGTACAGCTGTCGTCTCCGGTCCATCTTCACTTGTCTTTCCACAAGAGTCTTGTAGGCAGGAATGTGGCATCCAGCAGCCAGACGGTTCCCATGTGAAGTGTCTGTCCTCACAAAGGCATGCAAAATATTCCCTTTGCAGTGCTGCCCGGGAAACTGCCCACCATGTGACCAGCACTGCAATCGTACGCTGGGCTGCAGGAATCATAAGTGTGCTTCAGTGTGCCACCAGGGTAAGTGTTGCTATCACATGCTTTGCCTGCATGGGCTTCTTTCTGCTCTTAGCCTAATGTGCCAGATGAGAGAGTGTCAGAGAGTTTAGAGATTGAATGTTGCCGTACGTCACTGAGTCTCTGCTTCTCAGGCTCTGATTGTCCAACCACCTGAATCACATCTGCTGCAAATCACATGTTCTCTCATGGCAGATGCTAAAGGTTTCTGCCTGTTAATTGTTGTGGGTGTTGGGCTCGGCTCCTGCCCGGGGGGGCCCCGGCCCGCGTATGCAGGtgctattctttttttttattattatttttttttttttttttacatgatttTATTCAAATTTGGTGCTGTTTATGAAATTGAAATAACAAAAATTCAACTGACATTTAGTTTTTTCCACAATTATATTACATCCAAACTTTTGTTTGGATTCATGTTGTATTTCAGATACAGCTAATGAATTATTAATTGCAGATTCTTGATATAGAAATATTGAATGGAATTCAGCTTGTTTTGTcatgcttcttttttttactGACCTTTTAAACAGAACAGTTATCAAAGAGGAGATAATAGGTTATCAGCAgacctgtttgtttttctgtcagGTCTGTTATAGAGGAAAACTGTCGCTGCTGCCCCAAATGCCACATGGGGGCCAAGTCAGCCTGCGTGCTCCGGGCTtccggcagggggggggggggcatcctagTGGTCTTTCCTAATGGATACAGTGGGCTCCAGAAATTCATCAAATGCTATTACTCGTCATTCACATGAATTCTAAGGTTAAGTGCAAATGTACACTTCACAGATAAGTGGCTCTGAAGATGTTATTGTACTGTATAAGCAGGTGTATAAGcgatacagtactgtataagcAGGTGTATAAGCGGTACAGTACCGTATAAGCGGGTGTATACGTGGTGCAGTACTGTATAAGCGGTGCAGTACTGTATAAGCGTGTGTATAAGcggtacagtactgtatatgcgGGTGTATAagtggtactgtactgtataagcAGGTGTATAAGcggtacagtactgtataagcAGGTGTATAAGcggtacagtactgtataagcAGGTGTATAAgcggtactgtactgtataagcAGGTGTATgaggtacagtactgtataagcAGGTATATAAGcggtacagtactgtataagcAGGTGTATAAatggtacagtactgtataagcAGGTGTATAAGcggtacagtactgtataagcAGGTATATAAGcggtacagtactgtataagcAGGTGTATAAgaggtacagtactgtataagcAGGTGTATAAgaggtacagtactgtataagcAGGTGGGCGTGGAGGACACCTCATTGCAGGCAGGTTGGAGCGCCGTGTCTCATGGTTATACTCAGGCTATGTGTGACAGGAAGCTAGGGCTGGGTACCAAACTTCAGTACCTCTGTGGTACCGACCGAAATGCTCCAATCCTATCGAGGATCGAAAAATGGTGATGTTCATGCTGTGTGTTGCAGGCAGCTGCTACCCGTGCCCGGAGACTGTGCCAGTGGCCTGTGCCTGCAGCTCCACGGTGCTCACGGTGCCCTGCGGCCGGGAGAGGAACACCAGGCCGCCCAAGTGCCAGGAGCTTTGCAGGTGAGACCTCGGCTCCCCGACCAGCTTGCATTGGCCACTGCGTGCAGTAAAATAAGGCTAAGCTACTCCAGCAGAACCCTCAGCCCTGTTCCTTATCAGCTATGCTCCCTGTGACCAGAAGGTAGAGGAGAATACCAAAGAACCAAAGCTCTTAGAGTGGATAGCTTGTGGGACTAATTCAATTGATTTATATTGCAATTGTGCCTGCAGTCCTAGTTGCATGAAAATACAATTGTGTGTGATGAAGTTGATTGATTTCCAAGGCATCCCCGTGCTCTTGACTTCTCTGCTCATCAGTGAGGTGGGGGATGTAATAAATCCGGAAGGTTGACATGCCCTTGATATCTCTCTTTGATGGGTAATTGGAGGCATCACAAGATTGGGGTTTTGTTGAAGCACTTTTGGACAAACAGTGAGAGACCTACTTAAATCTGCCCTCCAGTCTCGCAGAACATGGCCAGCTGATGAGCTCTTTAAGATTCCCAAAGCGTTGGTCCCAGCAtaatggagatttttttttccaaggtgTGAGAAGCAGTTACTTGTAAAACTGGCAAGCAGAAAATTTCCTGACTCAGCATTTGAAAGTCGGAGTGAAGAACGTGTTAGTGTTTCGCTTGTGCTCATGCCTCTTATCTGTGCAGGATTGCACCCACGTGCCACCATGCCAGCCGTGAGAAGCATCGCTGTCATTTTGGTGCCTGCCCGCCCTGCCGGCAGGTCTGCCAGCGTGTCCTGGGCCAGTGTGGGCATGCCTGTCCTGCCCCGTGCCATGATGAAGTTCTGGTTAGGAACACTGACCGGGTAAGGGAGGCCCCAATCTCGCATCTGCCGGGTACTGATTAGTGATTAGTCGTTTGTTTCTTCTCGGGTTCCGGGTAGAACATTGCTAATCCTGCTGTGAGGTAAAGTGCACTGGGAATCCTTTTGGACCATGGAGTGCAGAGGAGTGTGTTTGGAGCTCCCACTGGTTTTGGGTCCCCCCCCTGAGTGTCCTCACTGGTTGTCTGAGCTGATGCCTGGTGCGTTTCAGGTCCAGCTGGCCGGTCCGTGGGAGCAGCAGTCTGGACCAGCCTATGTGAGCCGTGCGCTGCCTTGCCCTCCATGCCAGGTTCCCATCCCCACGTACGTGTCTCCTGTCTGAGCCGCTCCTGCTTACCTTTGCGTGCCGAGGCCCTTAAGCCCCATTAAACCCCTCGCTGGCGGCATGTCTGCACTTTGGCTCTCATCTCACAGTAACAAATTTTAGACCATTAACGTCATGGGAAGAACAAAGTTAGGACATTCCTAGAAAACTGGCCCTTTTTTAGACCTTTGTTTGCCAAGATGCCCATTTCAAGTCCTGTTCAGTAGAGCGACAAATAATTTGAGAGTAATAAAAACATGGCACTAATTATTTTGATGGCTTTAGTAATTGTGATTGTGTTGGGAGGAAGGAAACAAAAGGGTTATTAATGCTTTCTTAGAATTACTGTTTGGCTGAAAGCTTGGCCATGTGCAGCCCTAACACGGTGCAGAATTCCCGGATCCCCGTTTGGCTTTGCATGCTTTGTTTGGCCATGTGCAGCCCTAACACGGTGCAGAATTCCCGGATCCCCGTTTGGCTTTGCATGCTTTGTTTGGCCATGTGCAGCCCTAACACGGTGCAGAATTCCCGGATCCCCGTTTGGCTTTGCATGCTTTGTTTGGCCATGTGCAGCCCTAACGCGGTGCAGAATTCCCGGATCCCCGTTTGGCTTTGCATGCTTTGTTTGGCCATGTGCAGCCCTAACACGGTGCAGAATTCCCGTATCCCCGTTTGGCTTTGCATGCTTTGTTTGGCCATGTGCAGCCCTAACACGGTGCAGAATTCCCGGATCCCCGTTTGGCTTTGCATGCTTTGTTTGGCCATGTGCGGCCCTAACACGGTGCAGAATTGTCGGATTCCTGACAAAACAGGACTGTGTTTCTATGGCTGCTTGCTTGATCGTCCAATCCAACCTGCAGCAAGCAGCTCCTGTTCCTCCACAGCTTTTGCAGAGCAGCACATGTTTCCACTGTTCTGCATTTGCACTCTGTTTATGTTCTGTCCAAACGGACCTTTGCGAACTAAAACCTGCATTTGTTTGCTCTTTACAGGGCCTGCCTGGGGGATCATGAGGTGGGTCCAGTTCCACACATGTGCCTCCTTGCTCTGGAATGTTCTCTTTCTCATTTAAAGAGGCAGAAAGCAGAGACATATGTAGGGCCGGTGTGGGCGTGTGTGAATGTCTTTGGTCTGAGGTGAGATGCTGCTTACTAGTGGCAGTGAGTGTGTCCTTCCTGTCACCAGATTTGGTGACTGTCTGCAGTGTAGCCATCTCTTGCTGCAGAGTGCTGCCTTCAAAGTGATACTTCCATGCTTGTTTTCTGGGAATGAGTGAGCTGGAACTCCAACTGTCCTCTCCTTTCCATTTTGTTTATGTAACCTGCCTTAATAGACGGTGTAGTAAAGTGTAAAAGACTGTTAGTCAGCCGGTAGCTGATTGTTTAGGTCGGAAATTTACAAATATGTATGTCTGGCTCTGTTGACGCATCAGCCTGCACTCAACCTCAGTGACCCTGGTCCAAACCATCTTGCTGGTTTTCATTTGTCAGACTCAGTAGCAAACTTTGCTTAGAATCCCTATAGTATGATTAGGCTCTTAAGTTCCACAGCCTGTTAATgctacatccccccccccccccaaaaaaagaaaaatgacagcctgagcctcttgtggggggggggggggcgggtagtGTGCATTACATATTCCTCTGATAAGAGAAAGGTCAGCACTGCACTCTGCTGTGGCTGCTTTTTAGATCTCAGTCGCTTGTTTTAAAGGTCATCTCCAGAGGAATGTGTTTCTCTAGCAAGCCTATTGTGTTGCTCATCTCATCCTTTTGGTTTTATCCATGTTCACTGCCTAGTAAAACAAAGACATGCATATTTTTATGCTTTCCTTATGGTCAAAGATTTCCGACTTTACGACGGGCTTTGGCAAAGCAGCGCATTTGCCAGCGGCTTTATTGTGTGTTACAAGCGTTCGTGTTCAGATAAAATACTGATGCTTAAACACTGCTGCCTTTATTTCAATTCCCTGCTTTTCCTTTTGGACGTCACAATGTAATGTGTTGGCAGTGTTAGCTCAGCAGCTCGGGAGTCTTTACCAGTAtttggaaggttgtgggtttgaatcttGTATCAATCAGAGTAATCATTGCACTGTACCTTTGCTCAGTCTCTAGTTAACAGTGCTGGTCATACCAGGCATGTCTTAGCATTAGTTattggtttgggggggggggggttccagtGCATGGAAAGTGCTTTTTGGGGACTGTATGTAAGTTCACTACTGTTGCCAGAGTCCAAAGCATGTTGTGCCTGTTTCAGGTGAGCCCGGTCCCTTGCCACCGCCAGGGACCTTTTTCCTGTGGGAGGCCTTGCGGACGCCTCCTGGCCTGCGGGAACCACTCCTGCGTGCGAGAATGCCATGCAGTATCCCCTGCATCCAGGGAAGACGACAAGCGGCAGGTCTGCTTCCAGCCTGCTTCTGCCCCCAGTCTTGTTATGAAGACCTCTGTATGCTTTCCTAGGTGCTGTTTAACCTGTTTGTCACTTGCAGGTGCTTTAACCTCTACTGGTCATTTGAGCCTTGGCACATTTTCCCACCTAAGGACGTAACTCAGAGGCATCAACCTCAGCAAGAATGTTACCCAGAGCAGTGGCAATGGAAATGGATTAGCCACCTTTCATGGAGTCTGCTCGTATGCCCATATCGGAATGTGTATTCAGGAAAGCGCATTCAGGGTTTTCATGTCTCGTGTATTCGGGAATCAGTTTGGGAGGGTTAGATAGGGCATAAGTGTGATATGGCACTGACCCGGCTTTGCTGGATGTGCAAATTGGCAGTCCTGTGTGAAGTACAGAAAAGTACAAGAAATACGGCTATGCAATACAGTAATTATGGGATGGACAGGGACTAGTCCACTGGTAATCGGCGGCACAGGGACTGGCCCACCAATCATTGGGCGGCACAGGGACTGGCCCACCAATCATTGGGCGGCACAGGGACTGGCCCACCAATCATTGGGCGGCACAGGGACTGGCCCACCAATCAAGATAAATAGACTTCATTATTTTTCCATATAACTGTATATTTAGCCCGGTCACAACACATTTACTTAGCCATGTAACAGTACACGGTATATTAACGAAGCGTTCGGTATGTCCCCAGTGATTGGTTACACACACTTGAACTGCGGATATTACAGTATGCCTCATTTTCCTATACATACTGCTGTGAATATAAGACAcccagaaaaatacattataaaaatCTGAGATCGTATTTTCAAGGGTTAGAATATAAATGTCATCATACAGCAGCAGATGGCGTACCGAATGGTTCGATAATCTACTGTGGCCCCAAAACTGCAATATATACGTAATCGTTGGCAAACTGTATCAATGCACCCCTAGTAAATGCTGATTATGAAATGGCAGCTTAAGCCCCATAGTCAGACCCCCTATTACAGTGATGTGATGAGTAATGTCTGTAAGCATGCGTCACTGCACATGCAACATTTGTTGCGCAGATGCTGAAACGCACTGCCTCTCAGAGACTCCTCTTTTCTTCAGCTGCTCCCTGAAGCTCACAGTGAGCTCACAGTTAGTGCTCTGGGGGGTGTTGGTATCACCAAGCCTCTGCGTCTACCCTGACCTCAGCACAGTCCCGTGCTCCTTAACCCTGTGCCTGCCCGTCCCTGTGGTGCTCTGATCTCAGCGCAGTCCCATGCCCCCTAACCCTGCGTCTGCCCTACCCTCACAAGCTAACCCTGAGTGACACCCCGTTGACAGGCTGGCAGAGAGTGCCTACGGTGTGAAGAGCCCTGCAGCCGGCCCCGGCCCCCAGGCTGCCCACACCCCTGTGCCCTGCCCTGCCACCCCGGCCCCTGCCCTGCCTGCACAAAGATGGTCCGTCTGAAGTGCCACTGCAAGATCATGTCGCTGTTTGTGGAGTGCCTGTGAGTCTCTCTGGCCTGCGTCGCTGTAGCCAGGGCCAATGTGATCTTCATCTGCCCTCTTTATACAAAGCAGCTGACAAACTGAGGGTCTGAATAATTTCCAGTGGGGTATTTTAGTTAAAGTTAAGTTGGAAAGCAAAGCATTCTGTCCAATCCTGTGCTTCAGTTTCCTGGGTGTGACCCAAACCCCGAACACGTGCCAGTAAACAGCatctacagcaggggtctccaactccggtcctggagagctactatccagtagttTTTCTAtccttctgatgagccacacctgctcctggtatttacctgagaacaggtgtggctcatcagaagccgggtaggatagaaaacctgctggacggtagctctccaggaccggcgttggagacccctgatctacagCCTCCAGCTACACTTTTTTCTTCACTTTGCCCCATCGGCCCATTTTGTCTTTTTCAGAGAACTTGTGTCAGCAGATGAAGACACCAAAAAGTCACTGGGCTGCTGTAAGAATCAGTGTCCCAAGGAGGTTGGTGCTGCTTCATCCTCATGTTTAACCTGAGTGACTTTTCAGGGGAGAGTCTGTGAACTTTCATGATTTTAACTTACTTTACTAAactctttttaaaatatttccagTTTCCAACAAATGgtgaatggactgcatttatatagtgctttcctactcctacgagtactcaaagcgctttacaatacatgcctcacattcccccatccacacacacacacacacacacacacaccggtggcg contains the following coding sequences:
- the nfxl1 gene encoding NF-X1-type zinc finger protein NFXL1 isoform X2 — protein: MEPAWRQQGRGRGRGQGRGPTLPDPALSQQRGSLHSSAKLDGTKRSKTGVPGTASGPLPSKELSSQSKFEEIQRSNQAAAQRFTESHYSSSSDDEDDGDVELNGKRGKILDSTFTSYTDQTGGDAKDLERTRRYLNDAFQSGAITCLICIASVKRNQAVWSCWGCYCLFHLPCIQKWAKDSIFLVSSVTDEDFGKKEHPWPCPKCRREYQHQETPHRYHCYCGKVQDPQLDPWLLPHSCGQVCDREFRPACGHRCLLLCHPGPCPPCPKMVQVTCFCKKAKPVARRCSSKAWSCLQPCGRLLRCGQHPCESLCHAGDCEPCPRVSQQACVCGRELSQRLCASPLWHCQQVCGRPLPCGNHTCERVCHSGSCGQCPRSGNRLCPCGKSKFSLPCTKDVPTCGDTCGKPLDCGLHCCSMRCHRGHCETCRQEVEKQCRCGKYSRSMPCHKVFLCESKCPRTRSCQRHQCRRKCCPGNCPPCDQHCNRTLGCRNHKCASVCHQGSCYPCPETVPVACACSSTVLTVPCGRERNTRPPKCQELCRIAPTCHHASREKHRCHFGACPPCRQVCQRVLGQCGHACPAPCHDEVLVRNTDRVQLAGPWEQQSGPAYVSRALPCPPCQVPIPTACLGDHEVSPVPCHRQGPFSCGRPCGRLLACGNHSCVRECHAVSPASREDDKRQAGRECLRCEEPCSRPRPPGCPHPCALPCHPGPCPACTKMVRLKCHCKIMSLFVECLELVSADEDTKKSLGCCKNQCPKELRCGHRCQDVCHAGRCRETCSQKVKVKCPCKRIRKEFPCPKVCDGQAAVGCDELCKTLQKKASEVSPLSFRCR